One region of Halohasta litchfieldiae genomic DNA includes:
- a CDS encoding triphosphoribosyl-dephospho-CoA synthase, whose translation MSRWGETTGRTTVDNAQLALLLEVSGTPKPGNVDRHRDLDDLRFEHLIAGAVGARSGLQCAAAGDSVGAAFEQAVSGMSNQQGGNTQFGCLLLLVPLIKAAATQSLTPDGVRSVVDATTVEDAVDFYRAFEHVDVAVDEPPADADALDVRRGSEVAATLRERGLSLYDIMQLSADPDDRLGDGNAREWVSGFERTFEAADSLVADEGPVGDRTARVFLELLADQPDTLIAINHGEATARSVSERAAAVDGDLAAAERLAEEFVDEGYNPGTTADITAAALFVALERGLEV comes from the coding sequence ATGAGTCGCTGGGGCGAGACCACTGGCCGAACCACTGTTGACAACGCACAACTCGCGCTGCTACTCGAAGTGTCGGGGACCCCCAAACCGGGCAACGTCGACCGCCACCGAGATCTGGATGACCTCCGATTCGAGCACCTCATTGCGGGGGCGGTCGGTGCCCGAAGCGGCCTCCAGTGTGCTGCCGCAGGCGATTCAGTCGGGGCCGCCTTCGAGCAGGCGGTCAGCGGGATGTCGAACCAACAGGGCGGTAACACCCAGTTCGGTTGCCTGCTGCTGTTGGTTCCACTTATAAAAGCCGCCGCCACCCAGTCGCTCACACCGGATGGCGTTCGGTCAGTGGTCGACGCGACGACTGTTGAGGACGCCGTCGACTTCTATCGGGCCTTCGAGCACGTCGACGTGGCGGTCGACGAGCCACCAGCTGATGCCGACGCATTGGACGTTCGACGGGGCAGCGAGGTCGCCGCAACGCTCCGCGAGCGAGGGCTCTCGCTGTACGACATCATGCAGTTGTCGGCCGATCCCGACGACCGACTTGGTGATGGCAACGCCCGCGAGTGGGTCTCGGGTTTCGAGCGAACGTTCGAGGCGGCCGACTCGCTGGTGGCCGACGAGGGACCAGTTGGTGACCGGACGGCTCGCGTCTTTCTGGAGCTACTGGCCGACCAGCCCGACACGTTAATCGCAATCAACCACGGTGAGGCCACTGCGCGGTCGGTCTCCGAGCGTGCGGCCGCAGTCGACGGTGATCTCGCGGCCGCCGAACGGCTCGCCGAGGAGTTCGTCGACGAGGGGTACAACCCGGGGACGACCGCAGATATTACGGCTGCGGCCCTGTTTGTCGCACTCGAACGGGGATTAGAGGTATGA
- a CDS encoding DUF447 domain-containing protein, with protein MTDMRSEWPVDLRGVTESIVATLGPNDRWNMAALGLHAPDELGEPVEATTWGNTRTRRNFHRQGGGVVQFTADPREFVDAAVTIREEDEPVLPNADAWVEIEATSVDSGKDGSTSWEQWELRPTEAGIVEGSRPLTINRGFYAVIDATVAASRLEVSAFETATLRDRLAYFEETVEKCGGPREHEAFETLSEETGWREY; from the coding sequence ATGACTGATATGCGCTCCGAGTGGCCCGTCGACCTCCGTGGAGTCACCGAGTCCATCGTCGCTACACTCGGCCCCAACGACCGGTGGAACATGGCTGCTCTTGGGCTTCACGCACCTGACGAGTTGGGCGAGCCAGTCGAAGCGACGACGTGGGGTAACACCCGGACGCGACGAAACTTTCACCGCCAGGGCGGTGGCGTGGTGCAGTTTACGGCCGATCCGCGGGAGTTCGTCGACGCCGCCGTGACGATCCGCGAGGAAGACGAGCCAGTGTTGCCAAACGCCGACGCGTGGGTCGAAATCGAGGCGACATCAGTCGACAGCGGAAAGGATGGCAGCACCAGTTGGGAGCAATGGGAACTCCGACCCACCGAAGCGGGAATCGTCGAAGGTAGTCGTCCCCTAACGATCAATCGCGGGTTCTACGCCGTTATTGATGCCACCGTGGCGGCCTCGCGGCTTGAGGTGTCTGCCTTTGAGACAGCAACCCTGCGTGATCGGTTGGCCTACTTCGAGGAGACCGTCGAGAAGTGTGGTGGGCCACGAGAGCATGAGGCATTCGAGACACTGAGCGAGGAGACTGGATGGCGGGAGTACTGA
- a CDS encoding 30S ribosomal protein S17e, whose amino-acid sequence MAIKPKYVKQLATTLLERYPEAFNTDFDTNKENVSKLTTVDSKGVRNRVAGYITRKKAATV is encoded by the coding sequence ATGGCAATCAAACCGAAGTACGTCAAACAGCTCGCAACGACCCTGCTTGAGCGCTACCCCGAGGCATTCAACACCGATTTCGATACCAACAAGGAAAACGTCTCCAAGCTCACTACCGTCGACTCCAAAGGCGTTCGCAACCGAGTCGCCGGCTACATTACGCGAAAGAAAGCCGCAACGGTCTAA
- a CDS encoding PAS domain-containing protein — MSDTTYTAQEARNELYEIIRRETPFETKAEDALRLGAQYLGADNGHLTRINQETDHWKTIASTDPASGQFPPGLELDLGTTYCRRTIESNAQIALSDAPNQGWADDPAFVTHGLHCYHGTPLIVDGEPYGTVCFVADDPRDAFSDGETMFTELIARLLERELERKQHEAELTRQANLATVLNRVLRHNLRNDLAVIRGHTEIMAEQLDDTQSGETALRNIDKLIGLGQKARELEQVISETADRNPTDIAALIEYVVERVTQSHPNASISVDCDDDISVAVLANFERAIMELVENAAKHCGEAPTVTVTVDSLPNALEIHVADDGPGLSEQERTVLREGAETPLVHGSGLGLWLTHWIIDSHDGSVETTVTDQGTTMTVSIPRLPETGSESGITELTRARDQYKAAFEEATDALLITDDEGRIVDANAGATAVFGLDRKQLLGRSLQEFLPAEFDFNSEWQQFQTDTERRDTVTIHGADGVDRAVEYAGAANVVPGQHLFVARDVTARNRREAELEMKTQAMDEAPIGIAITDPTLDDNPMVYANDQFCELTGYDRAEILGRNCRFMQGPASDPETVDEIRQGIESHEPVSVTLQNYRKDGTQFWNKLDIAPVRDDTGELTHWVGFQQKLSEYSDDE; from the coding sequence ATGTCTGATACCACATACACTGCCCAAGAGGCGAGAAACGAACTGTATGAGATCATTCGTCGAGAGACGCCGTTCGAGACGAAAGCCGAGGACGCACTGCGGCTTGGCGCACAGTATTTGGGGGCGGACAACGGCCATCTAACCCGTATCAATCAAGAAACCGATCACTGGAAAACCATCGCCAGCACAGACCCAGCCAGTGGACAATTCCCACCGGGCTTAGAGCTTGATCTCGGGACGACATACTGCCGGCGGACAATCGAGAGCAACGCCCAGATTGCCCTCTCTGACGCGCCCAACCAGGGGTGGGCTGATGATCCAGCATTCGTAACCCACGGGTTGCACTGCTATCACGGCACACCGCTTATTGTCGACGGCGAACCGTATGGCACGGTCTGTTTCGTCGCTGACGATCCACGGGATGCCTTCAGCGACGGCGAGACGATGTTTACCGAACTGATTGCTCGACTGCTCGAACGTGAACTCGAACGCAAACAACATGAGGCCGAACTCACCAGGCAGGCCAACCTTGCGACCGTGCTCAACCGCGTGCTGCGACACAACCTTCGGAACGATCTGGCAGTCATTCGGGGACACACTGAGATCATGGCCGAGCAGTTGGATGACACACAAAGCGGTGAGACCGCACTCCGCAACATTGACAAACTCATCGGACTGGGCCAGAAAGCCCGCGAGTTGGAGCAGGTAATCAGCGAAACCGCCGACCGAAACCCAACCGATATCGCTGCGCTAATCGAGTACGTCGTCGAGAGAGTCACCCAGTCACATCCCAACGCGTCAATTTCGGTCGACTGTGACGACGACATCTCGGTGGCGGTGTTGGCAAACTTCGAGCGGGCGATCATGGAACTCGTCGAGAACGCCGCCAAACACTGCGGCGAGGCTCCGACCGTCACCGTGACCGTCGACAGCCTCCCAAACGCGCTCGAAATACACGTTGCCGACGACGGGCCGGGGCTCTCCGAGCAAGAACGTACCGTTCTCAGAGAGGGCGCGGAGACGCCGCTTGTTCACGGCAGCGGACTCGGGCTGTGGCTCACCCACTGGATCATCGACAGCCACGACGGCAGCGTCGAGACGACAGTGACCGACCAAGGGACGACGATGACGGTCTCGATCCCACGGCTTCCCGAGACGGGCAGCGAGTCGGGGATCACCGAACTCACGCGGGCCCGCGACCAGTATAAGGCCGCCTTCGAAGAAGCAACCGACGCGTTGTTGATCACCGATGACGAGGGCCGGATCGTCGATGCCAACGCGGGGGCAACCGCAGTGTTCGGGCTCGACAGGAAACAGTTACTCGGCCGATCACTCCAAGAGTTTCTGCCCGCTGAGTTCGATTTCAACAGCGAGTGGCAACAGTTCCAGACCGACACAGAGCGGCGTGATACAGTCACCATCCACGGGGCAGACGGTGTCGACCGCGCGGTCGAGTACGCTGGGGCAGCCAACGTCGTGCCGGGCCAACACCTCTTCGTGGCTCGGGATGTCACTGCCCGGAACCGCCGGGAGGCCGAACTCGAAATGAAAACACAGGCCATGGACGAAGCCCCCATCGGTATCGCGATCACCGATCCGACCCTCGATGACAATCCGATGGTGTATGCGAACGATCAGTTTTGTGAGCTAACCGGCTACGACCGTGCGGAGATTCTCGGCCGGAACTGTCGGTTCATGCAGGGTCCGGCGTCGGATCCCGAGACGGTCGACGAGATACGGCAAGGGATCGAGAGCCACGAACCGGTGTCGGTAACACTGCAAAACTATCGGAAGGATGGTACCCAGTTTTGGAACAAACTTGATATCGCGCCAGTCAGAGACGACACCGGCGAGCTTACCCACTGGGTCGGCTTCCAGCAGAAGCTCTCCGAATACAGTGACGACGAGTAG
- a CDS encoding NAD(P)/FAD-dependent oxidoreductase, producing MERVDVAIVGGGPAGTAAAHAAASGGASAVVCEKGVPRADREGLGPDSTDAAGILDYWVDIMDIHPDEFPDDVLLQHLDRAEFIGPTESCTLRSTGIESSYDHFGYTFNRARFDDWMRERAEDAGAEYRLKVRVTEVDSDLDADGSADDPRHVVSLANGEEIGADFLILADGPQRTVTNRVLDSYLPDDTKASELLASPKANHIAYQEYRRFPEEVFEELKTSIKFWWGVMPGHTAYPWVFPNDARVCRVGLTMPIGLDIDAVDDRDEYELLRPDDDSIPQGSTYIHRLLEWQWGDEYDIETDFPLVEDRGKRDGTETYSISSTQPIESPVDAGIAVAGGAMGTTSAFHEGGDHVAVRTGAIAGELAAKGDLSTYNNRWDEAIGDELLRNVTFAELCRGYGPSDWDRTFKSVRGMLAADGSNLLKKSTLRSGLSGAKTLYKYKKKKRSLKKQGYVQITEETYSY from the coding sequence ATGGAACGCGTAGACGTGGCTATCGTAGGTGGTGGCCCCGCGGGCACGGCGGCGGCACATGCCGCGGCCAGCGGTGGTGCCTCGGCGGTCGTCTGTGAGAAGGGCGTCCCGCGGGCCGACCGCGAGGGACTCGGTCCCGATTCGACCGACGCGGCGGGCATTCTCGACTACTGGGTCGACATCATGGATATTCATCCGGATGAGTTCCCCGACGATGTCCTCCTCCAACACCTCGACCGCGCGGAGTTCATTGGCCCCACGGAATCCTGCACGCTGAGAAGTACCGGTATCGAATCGTCGTACGACCATTTCGGCTACACCTTCAATCGCGCTCGGTTCGACGACTGGATGCGCGAGCGCGCCGAGGACGCCGGCGCGGAGTACCGGCTCAAGGTTCGCGTAACCGAGGTCGACAGCGACCTCGATGCAGACGGCTCCGCGGACGATCCGCGGCACGTCGTCTCGCTGGCCAACGGCGAGGAAATCGGGGCTGATTTCCTAATTCTCGCGGATGGCCCACAGCGTACGGTTACTAACCGAGTGCTCGATAGCTATCTCCCCGACGACACCAAGGCCTCGGAACTACTGGCCTCGCCGAAAGCCAACCATATCGCCTATCAGGAGTACCGACGGTTCCCCGAGGAGGTCTTCGAGGAACTCAAGACGTCGATCAAATTCTGGTGGGGCGTGATGCCCGGCCATACGGCCTATCCGTGGGTGTTCCCGAACGACGCGCGGGTCTGCCGGGTTGGGTTGACGATGCCAATCGGGCTCGACATCGATGCCGTCGACGACCGAGACGAGTACGAACTCCTTCGGCCAGACGACGACAGTATCCCACAGGGGAGCACCTACATTCATCGACTGCTTGAGTGGCAGTGGGGCGACGAGTACGACATCGAGACCGACTTCCCACTGGTTGAAGACCGCGGCAAGCGCGACGGTACCGAAACTTACAGTATCTCCTCGACACAGCCAATCGAGTCGCCCGTCGACGCTGGAATCGCGGTCGCCGGTGGCGCAATGGGGACGACCTCGGCGTTCCACGAGGGCGGCGACCACGTTGCCGTTCGGACGGGAGCGATTGCTGGCGAGTTGGCGGCGAAAGGCGATCTGTCGACGTACAACAACCGATGGGACGAAGCCATCGGTGACGAACTACTCCGCAACGTCACCTTTGCCGAACTCTGCCGCGGCTATGGGCCGAGCGACTGGGATCGAACATTTAAATCAGTTCGTGGGATGCTCGCGGCGGATGGCTCTAACCTTCTTAAAAAGAGCACGCTCCGGTCGGGGCTCTCCGGCGCGAAGACCCTTTATAAATATAAAAAGAAAAAACGGTCGCTCAAAAAACAGGGCTACGTCCAGATTACTGAAGAAACGTACAGCTACTGA
- a CDS encoding PAS domain-containing protein yields the protein MSVDADLKRIFQAQTKSDGPLIPSMAVLEQLADTLGEIRASANPDSYRTDAESTLDWNTPAMDTAPIGMAISGPAYEDNPIAYVNDQFEGITGYTEVDLIGENLRLLQGPETASDPVDDLREALDIWAPVIVELRNYRNDGTKFWNRLALAPIVDVTGTVSNWVGFQEDITDRRS from the coding sequence ATGTCCGTCGACGCCGATCTCAAACGGATTTTTCAGGCCCAAACCAAGTCGGATGGCCCTCTCATTCCCTCGATGGCCGTGTTGGAACAGCTCGCCGACACGCTCGGTGAGATTCGTGCGAGTGCCAACCCCGATAGCTACAGGACCGATGCGGAGTCGACGCTTGACTGGAACACGCCCGCGATGGACACCGCGCCGATCGGGATGGCGATTTCGGGGCCAGCCTACGAGGACAACCCAATCGCGTACGTCAACGATCAGTTCGAGGGGATCACGGGCTACACGGAGGTCGACCTGATCGGCGAGAACCTACGACTCCTTCAGGGACCGGAGACGGCCAGCGACCCGGTCGACGACCTCCGGGAAGCCCTCGACATCTGGGCTCCGGTAATTGTCGAACTCCGGAACTACCGCAACGACGGCACCAAGTTCTGGAACCGCCTCGCGCTGGCTCCGATTGTCGACGTAACCGGGACGGTCAGCAATTGGGTCGGCTTTCAAGAGGATATCACCGACAGGCGGTCATAG
- a CDS encoding D-2-hydroxyacid dehydrogenase, producing MSDPEIAILRQKIHGLSADDYATALRSRLPETEIAVAQTPSEERELLEQVPIATGFELSPDEVEAAPNLDLFACVYAGVGHLDLDAFEANGTAVTNASGVHGPNIAEYVIGSILSHVRGFRQAWRQQDRNEWRSYPAREFQGSTVTVVGLGSIGQAIVDRLDPFGVDTIGVRYTPEKGGPTDEVLGFDEIQDALARTDYLVLACPLTDETRGLIDSEAFLTLPSDAFMVNIARGGVVDTDALVAAMQANRISGAALDVTDPEPLPNDHPLWDIDTVSITPHNAGHTPNYYERTAEILATNVERYRQGETEYENQVV from the coding sequence ATGAGTGATCCGGAGATTGCAATTTTACGACAGAAAATTCACGGCCTATCGGCTGACGACTACGCGACTGCCCTGCGGTCTCGACTGCCGGAGACCGAGATTGCGGTCGCCCAGACGCCCAGCGAGGAACGGGAACTCTTGGAACAGGTCCCGATTGCAACCGGGTTCGAACTTTCACCCGACGAGGTCGAGGCGGCCCCGAACCTGGATCTGTTCGCCTGTGTCTACGCCGGCGTCGGCCATCTGGATCTCGACGCGTTCGAAGCCAACGGGACGGCGGTTACCAACGCCTCCGGTGTCCATGGCCCCAACATCGCCGAATACGTCATCGGCTCGATTCTCTCCCACGTCCGCGGCTTCAGACAGGCGTGGCGACAGCAGGATCGTAACGAGTGGCGGTCCTACCCTGCCCGCGAGTTTCAGGGGAGCACGGTCACCGTCGTCGGGCTTGGCTCGATAGGCCAAGCCATTGTCGACCGTCTCGACCCGTTCGGCGTCGACACCATCGGCGTGCGCTACACCCCAGAGAAGGGTGGCCCAACCGACGAGGTACTCGGGTTCGACGAGATCCAAGACGCGTTGGCTCGGACCGACTACCTCGTCCTCGCCTGTCCGCTGACCGACGAAACACGGGGTCTCATCGACAGCGAAGCGTTCCTTACTCTGCCGTCGGACGCGTTCATGGTCAACATTGCGCGTGGTGGCGTGGTCGACACCGACGCGCTGGTGGCCGCGATGCAGGCCAACCGGATTTCGGGTGCCGCACTCGACGTGACCGATCCCGAACCACTGCCGAACGACCACCCACTGTGGGACATTGATACGGTCTCGATCACACCCCACAACGCGGGCCATACGCCGAACTACTACGAACGAACGGCCGAAATTCTGGCAACGAACGTCGAACGCTACAGGCAGGGAGAGACCGAGTACGAAAATCAGGTCGTTTAG
- a CDS encoding CBS domain-containing protein — MTDIFVGRLMSSPVESVSPETPVQEAAARLLDREISSLVVTDADNALVGILTTTDFVRMTADRADAAETTVADYMTENVVTVTANDAVTEVAETMVDRGFHHLPVVDEDSGVIGMLTTTDMTAYLSYSEPRQIA; from the coding sequence ATGACAGACATATTTGTAGGTCGGTTGATGTCCTCCCCGGTTGAGTCGGTATCGCCAGAGACGCCCGTCCAAGAGGCCGCAGCGAGACTGCTCGACCGCGAGATTAGCTCGCTGGTCGTCACCGACGCGGACAACGCGTTGGTTGGAATTCTAACGACGACTGATTTCGTTCGGATGACCGCTGATAGGGCCGACGCCGCCGAGACGACGGTTGCGGATTATATGACGGAGAACGTTGTCACCGTCACCGCAAACGATGCGGTCACCGAGGTCGCAGAGACGATGGTCGACCGGGGATTCCACCATCTCCCGGTGGTCGACGAGGACTCGGGGGTGATCGGAATGCTGACAACGACCGATATGACGGCGTATCTGTCCTACTCCGAACCCCGACAGATCGCCTAA
- the asd gene encoding aspartate-semialdehyde dehydrogenase, giving the protein MAVQVGILGATGAVGQRFIQLLDGHPTFEIAALTASESSAGKTYREAAKWRVETQIPEEIAEMEVGATTPEAVSDDVDLLFSSLPSSVASEVEPEFLEAGHIISSNSLNDRMADDVPLTIPEINPDHLGLIEVQRDNRGWDGALIKNPNCSTITMVPTLAALDEFGLDRVDVTTLQAVSGAGYSGVTSMEIIDNAIPHIGGEESKMESESRKLLGGFDGAELSMHESTVNASCNRIPTLDGHLESLFVDLADEPTPEEARAAMREYPGADLPSAPEQLIHVFGDDEPDRPQPRMDRSRENGMQISAGGVASTDSGLKYNCLAHNTIRGAAGASLLNGELLVEGGWI; this is encoded by the coding sequence ATGGCAGTACAAGTTGGCATTCTCGGAGCGACGGGCGCAGTCGGTCAGCGGTTCATTCAGCTGCTCGACGGCCACCCGACGTTCGAGATCGCCGCACTCACCGCAAGCGAATCGAGCGCCGGAAAAACCTACCGCGAAGCCGCCAAATGGCGAGTCGAAACCCAGATTCCAGAGGAGATCGCTGAAATGGAAGTCGGCGCGACGACCCCCGAGGCGGTCTCGGATGACGTCGACCTCCTGTTCTCGTCGCTCCCCTCGTCGGTCGCCAGCGAAGTCGAACCCGAATTCCTCGAAGCGGGCCACATTATTTCTTCGAACTCCTTAAACGACCGGATGGCCGACGACGTGCCCCTCACGATTCCGGAGATCAACCCAGACCATCTCGGCCTGATCGAGGTCCAGCGTGACAACCGCGGCTGGGACGGTGCACTCATCAAAAACCCCAACTGCTCGACGATCACGATGGTGCCGACGCTGGCCGCACTCGACGAGTTCGGTCTCGACCGCGTCGACGTCACCACCTTGCAGGCCGTCTCGGGTGCTGGCTACTCCGGGGTCACCTCGATGGAGATCATCGACAACGCGATTCCCCACATCGGCGGCGAGGAATCCAAGATGGAGTCCGAATCCCGCAAACTGCTCGGTGGGTTCGACGGCGCAGAACTCAGCATGCACGAGTCGACGGTCAACGCCTCCTGTAACCGAATTCCAACGCTCGACGGCCACCTCGAAAGCCTCTTTGTCGACCTCGCCGACGAGCCGACCCCCGAAGAGGCCCGGGCGGCCATGCGAGAGTACCCCGGTGCCGACCTCCCGAGCGCACCCGAGCAGCTGATCCACGTCTTCGGCGACGACGAACCCGACCGCCCACAGCCCCGGATGGACCGGAGCCGCGAAAACGGGATGCAGATTTCGGCCGGTGGCGTCGCCTCGACGGACTCCGGACTCAAATACAACTGTCTCGCCCACAACACCATCCGCGGTGCCGCCGGCGCGAGCCTACTGAACGGCGAACTGCTGGTCGAAGGAGGCTGGATTTAA
- a CDS encoding SHOCT domain-containing protein has protein sequence MTTNTIDRQLVWVVLAIIAALIIVPLFGMMWAGPMMGGMWGTGMWGADGMSGWMLIIGVGMQLLFVAVIAGAVYLGYRATRKGDDSSDPAVKELRAAYARGDLSDEEYERRRDRLETEP, from the coding sequence ATGACCACCAATACAATTGATCGACAACTCGTCTGGGTCGTCCTCGCAATCATCGCTGCCCTGATTATCGTTCCCCTGTTCGGCATGATGTGGGCCGGACCGATGATGGGTGGGATGTGGGGTACCGGAATGTGGGGTGCAGATGGCATGTCTGGATGGATGCTCATCATTGGCGTGGGGATGCAACTCCTCTTCGTCGCCGTCATTGCCGGGGCCGTCTACCTCGGCTATCGAGCGACACGCAAGGGGGATGACTCATCTGACCCTGCAGTCAAGGAGCTTCGGGCTGCCTACGCACGTGGCGACCTGAGCGACGAGGAGTACGAACGACGGCGGGACCGACTCGAAACCGAACCGTAA
- a CDS encoding permease: MLAPLGPAVAEALRIGIGFLWTAAWAIIMGLVITSLVQVYVSKERMAAVLGDADMAGVTKATLFGAASSGCSFGAVAIGKGLFKKGAHVVNFLAFMFASTNLIVELGLMILILLGWEFLVAELLGGLILIAVMAVIVQLTLPETLFEEVRTELNQRDHDHGVTEDPTCGMEGRDEYSLVTDGGETLKFCSEGCMETYQQEVASSGSWRDELLSWGGWYKVGNQYRKEWSMLYTDVIAGFLISGFVIVFVPQWVWNTLFLQGDGILVSAENAVMGVAIAVISFVGSMGNVPFAVALWGGGVSFAGVIAFVYADLITVPVLNVYRKYYGWSVMLYILGVFFVTMAFTGFLMEQLFSVLGIVPDLAGGMTASEQTYFELNYTFYLNLIAFALSGFLLYVYRRGLGAPGQYRDPVCGMRTGEDGPTVIHDGDTYHFCSKACRRAFEETPEEFAMIDPTVSGAHDHH, from the coding sequence ATGTTAGCACCACTGGGACCAGCGGTTGCCGAGGCCCTCCGGATCGGGATCGGCTTCCTCTGGACAGCCGCCTGGGCGATCATCATGGGATTAGTGATCACCAGTCTCGTCCAAGTTTACGTCTCGAAAGAACGAATGGCTGCCGTGCTTGGCGATGCCGATATGGCCGGTGTCACGAAGGCCACGCTGTTCGGCGCTGCCAGCAGCGGCTGTAGCTTCGGTGCGGTCGCCATCGGGAAGGGGCTCTTCAAAAAGGGTGCCCACGTCGTGAACTTCCTCGCGTTCATGTTCGCGTCGACGAACCTCATCGTCGAACTCGGATTGATGATCCTGATCCTGTTGGGCTGGGAGTTCCTCGTTGCCGAGTTACTCGGTGGTCTCATCCTCATCGCAGTGATGGCAGTGATCGTCCAGTTGACGCTTCCAGAAACCCTCTTTGAGGAGGTTCGCACCGAACTGAATCAGCGAGATCACGACCACGGCGTGACCGAGGATCCGACCTGCGGAATGGAGGGGCGAGACGAGTATTCGCTCGTCACGGATGGTGGCGAGACGCTGAAATTCTGTTCGGAGGGTTGTATGGAGACCTATCAGCAGGAGGTGGCCAGCAGTGGGAGCTGGCGAGACGAACTCCTGTCGTGGGGTGGCTGGTACAAGGTCGGCAACCAGTATCGCAAGGAGTGGTCGATGCTCTACACGGACGTGATAGCGGGCTTTCTGATCTCTGGATTCGTCATCGTGTTCGTCCCACAGTGGGTCTGGAACACGCTGTTTTTGCAGGGCGACGGCATCCTTGTCAGCGCTGAGAACGCAGTCATGGGCGTGGCTATCGCTGTTATTAGCTTCGTCGGTAGCATGGGAAACGTCCCGTTCGCCGTTGCGCTCTGGGGTGGCGGTGTGAGCTTCGCCGGTGTGATCGCCTTCGTCTATGCCGACCTCATTACAGTCCCCGTGCTCAACGTCTACCGGAAGTACTACGGCTGGAGTGTGATGCTGTATATCCTCGGCGTGTTCTTCGTGACGATGGCATTCACGGGGTTTCTCATGGAACAGCTATTTAGTGTGTTAGGGATCGTCCCCGATCTCGCTGGTGGCATGACTGCGAGCGAGCAGACCTATTTCGAACTGAACTATACGTTCTACCTCAATCTGATCGCGTTCGCACTCTCAGGATTCCTTCTCTACGTGTACCGACGCGGTCTGGGAGCACCCGGTCAGTACCGGGATCCTGTCTGTGGAATGCGAACCGGCGAGGATGGTCCAACCGTCATCCACGATGGTGATACCTACCATTTCTGTTCGAAGGCGTGTCGACGAGCCTTCGAGGAGACACCCGAGGAGTTCGCTATGATCGATCCAACAGTCTCGGGCGCTCACGATCACCATTGA
- a CDS encoding universal stress protein, translated as MYDRLLLAVDGSEEARHAARRGLELAQRFAADVDVLHVVPQKTLRLAVSGDEKTQLRERGQTALTAVENDASDREFGQQLTTSLREGTPAVEISEHAAEQDADLIVLGRQGVTGLKTKLLGGVTEQVLHRAGSPVFVVPNEEQPTPTAQSYSKLLVPTDGSDNAEAATLHSIAVAASYGSTVHVLNVVDLQDAGGMFSAGGLDMQFVDRLEASGQTAVDRVADEITAADVALDVETAVERTASFNGVVAGVREYVSDTDIDLIVMGSHGRSNLKRQLLGSVAASVLRSVDVPVLVVNRQQQ; from the coding sequence ATGTACGACCGTCTCCTCTTGGCTGTCGACGGGAGCGAAGAAGCCAGACACGCCGCAAGACGTGGTCTCGAACTCGCCCAGCGGTTCGCTGCTGACGTCGACGTGCTTCACGTCGTCCCACAGAAGACACTGCGTCTCGCAGTCTCAGGCGACGAAAAGACGCAGCTCCGAGAACGAGGTCAGACAGCACTCACCGCAGTCGAAAACGACGCCTCGGATCGTGAGTTTGGACAACAACTCACGACCTCCCTCAGAGAGGGAACGCCCGCCGTCGAGATCAGCGAGCATGCAGCCGAGCAGGACGCAGATCTCATTGTCCTCGGTCGACAGGGTGTGACAGGCCTGAAAACGAAACTCCTCGGCGGCGTCACCGAACAGGTACTCCACCGCGCTGGGAGTCCCGTCTTTGTCGTCCCAAACGAGGAGCAGCCGACCCCGACTGCACAGTCATACTCCAAGCTTCTCGTTCCGACCGATGGGAGCGACAACGCCGAGGCGGCCACACTCCACAGCATCGCGGTCGCAGCGAGCTATGGGTCGACCGTCCACGTGCTAAACGTGGTCGACCTCCAGGATGCAGGCGGCATGTTCAGTGCGGGCGGTCTCGATATGCAGTTCGTCGACCGACTCGAAGCGAGTGGACAGACAGCCGTCGACAGGGTTGCAGACGAGATCACCGCAGCCGACGTTGCGCTTGATGTTGAGACAGCTGTCGAACGAACGGCGTCGTTCAACGGGGTTGTTGCAGGGGTTCGTGAGTACGTATCGGATACCGATATCGACCTCATCGTGATGGGGTCTCATGGGCGGTCAAATCTCAAACGCCAACTGCTCGGGAGTGTCGCTGCGAGCGTCCTGCGGAGCGTCGACGTGCCCGTGCTCGTCGTCAACCGCCAGCAACAGTAG